The Colius striatus isolate bColStr4 chromosome 25, bColStr4.1.hap1, whole genome shotgun sequence region ACGTCATTATCTCCACGTAtggagagggagaaagtggCCCCATGGGAAATATCATGGTAAGTGGAAGACTGGAAGTGCTGTGAACTCTTTCCCCTTGCTAGAGGGGATGATCTCTTTAGTCATTCTGAAGTGAGAACAGAATAACCAAGGTGTCCCTACTAGCCAGGCTTGCACTGGTTTGGagctcttgctctttttctttcagcaacTGTTCAAGACTTGAGCAAATAGAAAGCTATAAATACCagaaagtattttctctctttactGAGGGCACCCTTGTTTTGTAAGATACTTTCTCTCTCACATCACATCTGTGATGTGAGATCTTTGGCTGCCTTTTGACACGGAAGGCCAGTAGCTGTGGGTCAGTCCCTGTGCTCCTCATGCTACTCCCTGCTGGGTTCCAGGGGACCAAGCAGGGCTGTCACTTCTGAGAAAACCTTTGTACTCTGTTCCCACTGAGGACTATGCTGCAGGTTGTCATGTGTTGCTGAGCCTCCCTGTGAAGGAAAAGAATCTTCCCTGCATGGAAATCCATGCAGCTGCCGAGCTCTCTCAGTACATAGTTGGTCAAATTAAGGAAAAGCAGATCTAGTTCTGCATCACAAAGCCAAAATGTTGGATGTGTGGCCAGGCTGTTCCCAGATATGAGAGCTGGCTTCTGTCACGGAACTATTTGACGGTCCCATAGTCCTGAAGCTTCATCTTCAAACTTTTTGTACCTCAATGGTGTTTGGGATGGAGTAGGTAGGTGGCTGTAACACTGTGGCTGTaagagctgtggctgctcctctgTGACCCAGCtctcctgtttcttttcagattgaTCCAGTGCTTGGTACCGTTGGCTTTGGGTCTGGCCTGCACGGTTGGGCTTTCACTCTGAAACAGTTTGCTGAAATGTATGTTGCAAAGTTCGCTGCCAAGGGAGAAGCCCAGCTGAATCCATCTGAGCGTGCCAAGAAAGTAGAGGACATGATGAAGAAGCTTTGGGGAGACAGGTGAGGAATTGTGGCTATTGGTTTGAATTTCAGACCAGCTCACTGGGGCTGTAGCCTGATGCTATAGAATATAGataaggaggaggaggatgtagTCGTCTTGCCTGTTTACCACCTTGTCTCAGTGACTTGGTCCATGTCTTAGTACAAGGACCATTAGTCGGAAAGACCCAGATAAATGAGGAGGAGGTGGTGAGTTGTCACCATGAGTTAAATGTGTTTTGGTGAGCCTAGGAAGCCTGAGGGTGATAGAGGAAGGTAGAAGGATggttcttctctcttctcagcagCTCTTTCCCCTCACCTGAGCAAGCAGAACAAGCCACACATCTGTAGCTGAGCTGAGCAACGATACATGTCTTTCTTGATTCTTTCTCCAGGTATTTTGATCCTGCTACTGGCAAGTTCAGCAAATCTGCTACCAGCCCTGATGGAAAGAAACTGCCCAGGACCTTCTGCCAGCTCATCCTTGACCCCATCTTCAAGGTGAGTTCCTCAGTGTTCAGCCCTTGCTGGTGCCTTGTGCTCTCCAGTTCAGTGATTGTGCGTGATGATggaaaatttcttcactttgaccTGACTTTGTTTGATTGAAGAAATTTAACATATCTGACACAAACCTAGCTCGTTACTCAGTGTGGGCAGGGAAGCTGGTGGTAGATGTTGTGCAGGCAAGTATGTGTCTGAGCCCTCCAAATGGACTTGGGTGGGGGATGAGCAAGAAGAGAGATTCTCTTCagagactgctgctgcttcaaacTGGGTCACTGGCAGCATTTGTGattgctgctgttgttccaGGTTTTCACTGCAATCATGAACTTCAAGAAAGACGAGGCGGCAAAACTGATTGAGAAACTGGACATCAAGCTTGACAGTgaagataaggacaaggagggcAAACCACTGCTGAAGGTGAGATTGGCCTGAAGGTGTCTATGGGGAAGAGATGAGTAGTTGTGCTGCTCCAGCTATGTCAACTTATAAAGCAGCTACAAACCTTGCTTGGGAAAGTGAAGGGAGGTGAAACTGCCAGGCTACGAGTAAGCTACCTGGGTCTTACTTCTCTGATCTCTGCTCAGGCTGTGATGAGGCGGTGGCTGCCTGCTGGAGATGCCCTGCTGCAGATGATCACCATTCACCTGCCTTCTCCTGTCACAGCCCAGAAGTACCGCTGTGAGCTGCTCTACGAGGGACCCCCTGATGATGAGGCTGCCATAGGTATGacgagctgcagctctgctgccaggcaTCTCTTCACATGAGTGCTTGGTGCTCCAGCATGCCCATAGCCATCTTGATTCTCCAAGCCCAGTAAGCCCAGTAGCTACTGTAGTTCTTTGAGTGTAGCTTTTCTAGTATGAGTCAAACAAGCTTACTAGCTTTCCTTTGGAGGACTCGGCTAGTAACTGAATAACTAAGTGACTAGAGAGTAGCCAGGGCGTGTGCCAAAGGCTCAGGCTGAGCCTGTTTGTTTAAAACATCTCTTGGTGATGTCATCTTTCTCTCTGGTTGAACTGGGCCAATGATGGGTACAGGTCTTGTGTTGAGGTTTAGGGGGGACAAGGTATGTATGCCAGATGCTAGAAGTAACACTGAGCTAAGTTgatctctcttctttttctcaggTATTAAGAACTGTGACCCCAAAGGCCCCCTGATGATGTACATCTCTAAAATGGTGCCAACCTCTGACAAGGGTCGTTTCTACGCTTTCGGACGTGTCTTCTCTGGTCTCGTGTCAACTGGCTTGAAAGTCAGAATCATGGGACCAAACTACACCCCTGGCAAGAAGGAGGATTTGTACCTGAAGCCAATTCAAAGGTCGGTCTTGGCTGGGGTGTGGTCTGTGCTTAAGGTTTTTTGCCGTAATGCTATCTGGGATCTCTTATCTCTGAGGCTGGGCAAGGTGCTTGGCTGTAGACTTGAGatctgctgctgaactcggggATACTGGTGGGACCTCATTAAACCAACTGTGCCTTTCACCAGGACCATTCTCATGATGGGCCGCTACGTTGAACCCATCGAGGACGTGCCTTGTGGAAACATTGTTGGTCTGGTTGGTGTCGACCAGTTCCTTGTCAAGACTGGAACCATCACCACCTTCGAGCACGCTCACAACATGAGAGTCATGAAGTTCAGCGTCAGCCCCGTCGTGCGTGTGGCTGTGGAAGCCAAGAACCCAGCTGACCTGCCCAAGCTGGTGGAGGGCCTGAAACGTCTTGCCAAGTCTGACCCTATGGTGCAGGTGAATGTCCCAAGCTCTTGTGGGAACAGGAGAAATCCTGGTCCAGCTGGCACAGGAGGCTCTGACCTTTAATTGGGGTTGTACTGGAGATGCTGGTAGAAAAATCTTAAGAATtggtcccagccctgctgcagtgaGAAATACTGTGTTTCACCTTGGAGTTGGTGCTGAGTCATCCCCAGATCACTGGAAAGCGCAGCTAAAAGTAGCTCTGAGTCAAAGACAAGAATCAGAGACGGTTGCTGGTGTCTTAACGTGTGTGAGCTTTTGTTGCATTGCAGCTGAAGCCTCACCTGCTGTgtaaatgtggggtttttttttagtgcatCATTGAGGAGTCTGGGGAGCACATCATTGCTGGTGCAGGGGAGCTGCACTTGGAGATCTGCCTGAAGGATCTGGAAGAGGACCACGCGTGCATTCCTATTAAGGTACAGAGCCTGCAGTGGCAGAACTGTTGCTGAGCTCTGAGGGGAATCTGGTGAGCTGTGGTTTGCTTGGTGGCTCATCCCTGATCTTTTACTGCAGAAATCAGATCCTGTGGTGTCCTACCGTGAGACAGTGGGCGAGGAATCCAGCGTGATGTGCCTTTCCAAGTCCCCCAACAAACACAACAGGCTGTACATGAAGGCCCGGCCCTTCCCAGATGGCTTGGCTGAGGACATCGACAAGGGGGAGGTCTCTGCTCGCCAGGAGCTGAAGCAGCGAGCTCGTTACCTGGCTGAGAAGTACGAGTGGGATGTCACTGAAGCCAGGAAAATCTGGTGCTTTGGTCCTGATGGCACTGGCCCCAACATCCTGACTGACATCACCAAGGGTGTGCAGTACCTGAATGAGATCAAGGACAGCGTGGTGGCCGGTTTCCAGTGGGCAACAAAGGAGGTAAGGGGCAGTGCCTGGCTTTGAAGGAGCTGTGGCGGGGActtggaggcaggaggagggtggTTGTTGGGTCCTAGGCAGGGAAGATGACTTGCTGAATGGCTTCTCACTATGCCAAGCAGCCTTTTGTGCCTCCTGCTTCTGAGGAACACGTGTaagctgaggggctggagcctCCTGGTGTAGGGATTGCCAGCCATCTCCTGACAAGGTGTTTGTTGGCTGACCCCCTGCTCTGCCTTCCCAGGGTGTCCTGTGTGAGGAGAACATGCGTGCTGTGCGTTTTGATGTCCATGATGTCACCCTGCACGCTGACGCCATCCACCGTGGTGGTGGGCAGATCATTCCCACTGCCAGGAGGTGCCTCTATGCCTGCGTGCTCACTGCTCAGCCCAGGCTCATGGAGCCCATCTACCTTGTGGAAATCCAGGTGAGGAACTTCTCTACTCAGCCCAGAAGACTCTGGGTAAACAAACAGTGAGTGGGCAGTTTGTGATCCTGACCCTCtgtcttgcagtgcccagagcagGTGGTTGGTGGCATCTATGGTGTGCTCAACAGGAAGCGTGGACACGTCTTTGAGGAGACCCAGGTGGCTGGAACCCCCATGTTTGTGGTCAAGGCCTACCTGCCTGTCAACGAGTCCTTTGGTGAGTGGGCTGGTCCTGGGCATCCCCTGGTCCAACTTAgggctgtttcttcttgtcctgttgcttctaacttgggagaagagacagaatGTTCCAGAAGGGTTTGAGGACCTTTTAGAGGTCATCTCATCCACCTGCCTGCAGTAAGCAGGGACGGACATCTTCAACGTGTGAGCAGGTtactcagagccctgtccagcctgagctggaatgtttccagggatgggacactGACCAGctctgggcaacctgggccaatgttacagaaagaaatctcacctcttttaatttaaaactgtgATGCCTTGGCCTATCACTGCATGCCCTGCCGAGGTCTGTCCCCATCTTCTAAGCCCATGTGAGGTACTGAGGGACTGCACTGATGTTTCCCAGCTGTGGTGCTCTGTTGCCACCTCTGTAGGctcctgggtgctgctgtgggttCCTCTGTAACCACGCTGCTTGTGACCCAGAGGGTGGGTGCTCCTAGAGATGACATTGAGCCGTGCCTGTTCCCCTTCCTACCTCACTTCTCTTCTTCCTTACAGGTTTCACAGCAGATTTGAGGTCCAACACAGGTGGTCAGGCCTTCCCCCAGTGTGTCTTCGACCACTGGCAGGTCCTGCCTGGGGATCCCTTCGACAGCACTAGCCGGCCCTTCCAGGTGGTAGCCGAGACCCGTAAACGCAAAGGGCTGAAGGAAGGCATCCCTGCCCTTGACAACTTCCTTGACAAACTTTAATTAGACTCCTTGGACTGtgaaagggaggggaaaataaatacttaatTAGCGTTAAGACCCATGCAAAGGGGTTAGACGCCCGTCAGCGCCGTCTCTGCATTGTTAATTGGTTTCATAGCGATTCGAGACtttaaatgaagaaacaaaacaaaacagccttATAGGTTTCTGTGTTTGCACATGACTCATCTTTTTGCCATTGTAACTAAATCATTTCCACTAGATTTGCCCGATTCTGTATTTATTTGACTcggaaaagaggaaacaaaacaaaacaaaagagtttTCTTGCAGAAGGTTGGGGGGGGGTTAAAATGGAATATTGCAAGTGAAGGGGGAGATGCCCACCTGCAGTGTGACTGTCCCGTCGTGACCATCGCCGCCTGTATTAGTGCCACTggaattaaataataaaaattggATAAAGATGATGGAAATGGTGATTTTTGTGAGAATGAAGAACGCCCCCTGGTGGCTTGGAGGACCTGGATGGGGGGGAAGGCACAcgctggaggggagggggcggggcttaGCGGGAAGGCCTCTTCCTATTGGCTCCGCCCATCCGCCGCGCAGCGACCCGCCCCGCCTATTGGCGGGGCGGGTCGCCGCGCGGCGGGTGGGCGGAGCCATCGTCAGTGTTGGAATGCGGCGGCGGCGACGCGGGCGGCTTCGGCTCAGGTGGGGCCTGAGGGGCCTGTGAgtgaggggctgtgggatggggGTTGATACTGTGAGGATGGGGGTTTGAGGGGCTTGGGAAGGGGTGAGAGAATGGGGGCCGGCGTGAGTTGGGAAGGAGTTGAGGGATGAGTTTATGAGGTGGGGTTTTGCGGCCTGTGGGGTGGGGTGTGAGGGGGGGtggagctgtggggagggaaaggggtgtggggctgggggtagaggggggatgtggggtCTGTAGAGGAAGAAAGGCCTGTGAGGGGTTGGGTGTGGGGCTGTAGAGCTGAATAGGATGGGGTGGTGGGGTTTATGGGATAagatggggctgggggggattGGGGTGGAGGGGATGTGGGGCAGAAAGGGGCAATGGGTGTGGGGTCTGTGGGGAAAGGAGGCACCTGGGTGCCATTAGCTGCGTTGAGGGGTCCTTTTGTTACAGCTGAGTGTCACTGTGTGCAGTGACAAGAGGTTTGGGCTTGAGCATGAGGCCCATACAGCCACTACCCAATTCCCTCCGTCTGCCctgctggggtgggcaggggcttcccatggggtgTGATGAGAAGGGAAAATGTCCCTGAGTCTTGCGCTTTGGCCTCAGccaccccacccccagcacagcacagcatggggctgctctgcttcagggctcagccccagctgccccatggcacggcacagggctggcactgcattGGGGCTCCCTGCGCTCTGCCTCCCTGGGGGTACAGGGTCCTTGTGCTGCAGGCCTGTCATTGAGGTACCATAGCAGCTCTGTTACTGGCATTGGCTTGTGTCTCCTGCGACATAAACctcctttttctgttgctgcaggtgctgatccctggctgctccccagcaTCCTCCTCCACTCACAGGGTCAGAGGGACTTTGGCCCGGTGAGGGCCCCGCAGCCATGTCCACCTTCCGGCAGGAGAGTGTGGAGGACTTTTATGAGATGGGAGAAGAGCTGGGCAGGTGAGTGACATCCAGCTATGCTCAAGGAGGTAGAGCTTCTACGGCTGCACCCCCTGTCCCAGCACCAGCCCTCGTGGTGTCCCTTGTGCCAGTGGCCCTCTCTGGCACCTCTGTGCTCTCGGtaggcagtggggctgggggctgtgctgaAAGCCAGTCACCTCTAGCAACTATATGTTACCAAAAAAAGGTGTTAATTAACACTAAACTTGCTCCTCTATCTGGGACGAGctagcagcagcctgcagagctgccgctgctgcccggctgtggccagggctgctgggctggtgcCGGCGGCTTCCGGCCGGCCCTTCTTGGTCGCTGCCGCCCTGCTCTGCGCCTGCGGGACAGATCTGGGAGTGAATCACCGCATGCAAATACCGTTTAATCATCCGGGATGCAAAGGCGGTCGCGGCGGGGTGGGGGCGGCAGTGGGCTCGGTTTGGATCCAGCGCTGCCTCAGCCGCGCCAGCACCGGGGGTGTTTCTGCCGCAACCACGGCTGCCTGGGCACAGGGCACTCTGCTCGGGCACTGGGGAATAATTGTGCGGCAGAAACATTTTGGATGGCTTTAGcgttgttttttatttaaagggCCGGGAGTTTGCAGGAGTTTGCTCTGGGTTCCCTTCCCCTTCGCGCCTGCGCAGTAGCTGCGCTCTGATCTGAGCCGTGGGGACAGATGTGGTGCCTAAGGGCTGGATGGCAGCCTGGAGATGAGGGAcccctgtgcagcctggcagAGAGACCACAGGGGCCTTGGCTGGGGTGGAGGATACAAGAGCGAGGATCCTGCCATGGCAGCAATGCCAGTGTCAGCAGGAGGCAGCTCATTGAAATGCCTGTTGATGCCCAGAGCtctgcctccccagcccctgacCCAGGCATGCTTTGAACTGTTGGTTATTCTGACTTCAGGCATTCCTCCCCTCTACTCACTCTCCCCAAGGGACCTTTATGGTTTCCTGGGACTGCTGGGTTCCAGGGCTCACTCCTAGTAGCAGCCCTGGGCCTCCTGGTTGGAAATAAGGACTGATGGGCATCTCTCATGCCGAATAATCACAGCAGCACCTGAACGGACCAGGGAgggtcagcagctgctgcatccCTGATAGGAATTTCCTTCCTCCATCCTGGGCAGTGCAGGGATTTGCATGCCTGCTAGGGCAGTGCCAGGGTGTGTAAACCTGGGAGCATGCTGGGAGCAAGTGGGCATCATTGCCTGTGTGTGGGAGGACCCCAATTCCCAATAGACCCAAATGAAACTGAGAGGTcgttttcactgagagggttgctaagcattggaatgggctgcccagggagctgggggagtgcccaggcctggagggatcccaaagccatggagctgaggtgctgggggccaTGGGTtggtggtgggctgggcagggtgaggggagggctgggactgcagcagtgtcaagggctttgccaacccaaatgattctgtggttctatgaaatGATGTGTCCTCCCACACATGCTCGTACCAgtgctgcccctgctgctgACTCCTCCCTGTATCCCACAGCGGCCAGTTTGCCATTGTCCGAAAGTGCCGGGAGAGGAAAACGGGGCTGGAGTACGCGGCCAAATTCATCAAGAAGCGTCGCCTGTCGTCCAGCCGCCGGGGCGTGAGCCGGGAGGAGATCGAGCGGGAGGTGGACATCCTGCGCGAGATCCAGCACCCCAACATCATCACGCTGCACGACATCTTCGAGAACAAGA contains the following coding sequences:
- the EEF2 gene encoding elongation factor 2, giving the protein MVNFTVDQIRAIMDKKANIRNMSVIAHVDHGKSTLTDSLVCKAGIIASARAGETRFTDTRKDEQERCITIKSTAISLFYELSENDLAFIKQSKDGSGFLINLIDSPGHVDFSSEVTAALRVTDGALVVVDCVSGVCVQTETVLRQAIAERIKPVLMMNKMDRALLELQLEPEELYQTFQRIVENVNVIISTYGEGESGPMGNIMIDPVLGTVGFGSGLHGWAFTLKQFAEMYVAKFAAKGEAQLNPSERAKKVEDMMKKLWGDRYFDPATGKFSKSATSPDGKKLPRTFCQLILDPIFKVFTAIMNFKKDEAAKLIEKLDIKLDSEDKDKEGKPLLKAVMRRWLPAGDALLQMITIHLPSPVTAQKYRCELLYEGPPDDEAAIGIKNCDPKGPLMMYISKMVPTSDKGRFYAFGRVFSGLVSTGLKVRIMGPNYTPGKKEDLYLKPIQRTILMMGRYVEPIEDVPCGNIVGLVGVDQFLVKTGTITTFEHAHNMRVMKFSVSPVVRVAVEAKNPADLPKLVEGLKRLAKSDPMVQCIIEESGEHIIAGAGELHLEICLKDLEEDHACIPIKKSDPVVSYRETVGEESSVMCLSKSPNKHNRLYMKARPFPDGLAEDIDKGEVSARQELKQRARYLAEKYEWDVTEARKIWCFGPDGTGPNILTDITKGVQYLNEIKDSVVAGFQWATKEGVLCEENMRAVRFDVHDVTLHADAIHRGGGQIIPTARRCLYACVLTAQPRLMEPIYLVEIQCPEQVVGGIYGVLNRKRGHVFEETQVAGTPMFVVKAYLPVNESFGFTADLRSNTGGQAFPQCVFDHWQVLPGDPFDSTSRPFQVVAETRKRKGLKEGIPALDNFLDKL